In the Streptomyces sp. NBC_00193 genome, GGTGCTCGGCGCGAACGACGGGATCATCTCCACGGCGGGCCTGGTGGTCGGCGTCGCCGGGGCCACGACCTCGCGGTCGGCGATCCTGGCGGCGGGCGTCGCCGGGCTGCTGGCGGGCGCGCTGTCGATGGCGGCGGGGGAGTACGTGTCGGTCAGCTCCCAGCGGGACTCGGAGAAGGCGGCGCTGGACCTGGAGCGGCGGGAGCTGGAGGAGTCGCCCGAGGAGGAGCTGGAGGAACTGACGGGGCTGCTGGTGGGCAGGGGGCTGAGCGAGCCGGTGGCGCGGGAGGCGGCGGAGCAGCTGACGGAGCGGGACGCACTGCGGGCGCACGCGCGGGTGGAGCTGGGGATCAACCCCGACGAGCTGGCCAACCCCTGGCACGCGGCGGCGGCCAGCCTGGTGGCGTTCACGGTCGGGGCGCTGCTGCCGCTGCTGGCGATCGTCCTGCCGGGGGCCTCGCAGCGGGTCCCGGTCACGGTGGTCGCGGTCCTGCTCTCCCTGACCCTGTGCGGGGTGATCAGCGCCCGGCTGGGCGGGGCACCCGCGGCCCGGGCGATCCTGCGCAACGTCGCCGGAGGCGCCCTGGCCATGGTGGTGACCTACGCGGTCGGCACCTGGCTGGGCGCAGCCACCTGATCCGGTGGGTCCGGGCGGGCCTCCGGTTGCGGGTCGCTGCCAAGATGGGCCCATGCGTATCGCAGTCACCGGTGCCACCGGGCTCATCGGCAGCGCCCTCGGGCGGTCACTGAAGGCCGACGGACACGAGGTCGTCCGCTTCGTGCGGCGCGAGCCCGCCGGGCCCGGTGAGGCGCGGTGGGACCCCGCGCGGGGGTACGTGGACCCGGCCGGACTCGCCGGCTGCGAAGCCGTCGTGCACCTCGCCGGCGCCGGGGTCGGCGACCACCGCTGGACGGCCGCCTACAAGCGGGAGATCCGCGACAGCAGGGTCAAGGGCACGGCCGCCATCGCCTCGGCCGTCGCCGCCATGGACGAGCCGCCCGCGACGCTCCTCTGCGGCACCGCCATCGGGTACTACGGAGACACGGGCGACCGGATGGTCGACGAGGACGCCCCGGCGGGGGAGGGGTTCCTCTCCGAGGTCTGCATCGCGTGGGAGGCCGCTGCCGCGCCCGCCCGGGAGGCCGGGGTCCGGACCGTGTTCGCCCGTACCGGACTGGTCGTCTCCGCCGAGGGCGGGGCCTGGGGGAAGCTGTTCCCGATCTTCAAGGCCGGGATCGGCGGCCGCCTCGGCAACGGCCGCCAGTACTGGTCGCACATCTCGATGCACGACGAGATCGCCGCCCTGCGCCACATCCTCGACACGCCCGCCCTGACGGGGCCGGTGAACCTGACCGCCCCCGAGCCCCTGACCAACCGCGAGGTCACCGCCGCGATGGGCCGGGTCCTGCGCCGCCCGGCGGTGTTCGCCGTGCCCGCGCCGGTCATGCGCGTGGTGCTCGGGGAGTTCTCCCAGGACGTGCTGGGCAGTCAGCGGGTGCGTCCCGCCCGGCTGCTGGACTCCGGGTTCGTCTTCCGGTACCCGGGGATCGAGGAGTCGATCAGGGCCGCGCTGGAGGCCTGAAACGCCCCGGAGCTCCGGGGGGAGCGCCCCGGCGCACACATCGAGGCGGATGTGAGCCGAATGCGACCGTCGTGCGACCGGAGTTGACCGCATCACCCGTAATGGTCCGCCCAACTCGGGTTCCGCTGGACCCCGTTGGGGGAAGGAGGTTCCCCACACAGCCGGGCCGACCTCGGGGAGGGGCACGTGCTCAACAGCGCACACGCACACCATGCGGACGTGGTCATCGTAGGAGCCGGAGTCTCCGGACTCGCGGCAGCGCACCACCTGATCGCGTCCGGGGTCACCGTCATCGTCCTGGAGGGCGCGGCCGACGCCGGCGGCCGGATGGCCACCGAGACCGTGGACGGCTTCCGGCTCGACCGGATCGGCCAGATCCTCAACACCGCCTACACCGAACCGGCCCGCACCCCGGGCCTGGAAGGCCTGGTCCTCAAGCCCTTCGCGACCGGCGCCCTCGTCCACAGCGACGGCAAAACACTGCGCGCCGGCGCCCTCACCCCCGCCCGGGCCCTGACCAGCGGCTCCCTCGACCAGGCCCGGATCGGCGCGGCGCTCGCCCGCCTCGCCGCCCTGCCCGAGGAACGCCTGCTGGCCCGCCCCGAGCGCACCGCGCACGCCGCCCTGAGCTCCAGTCGCCTCGGTACGACGCTGCGCCCGCTCCTCGCCGGGCTCCTGCGCGACCCCGCACTCACCACCTCCAGCCGCGTCGCCGACCTGGCCCTGCGCACCTTCGCGCGCGGCCGCCTCGCCGTGCCCGAGGGCGGCGCCGCGACCCTGCCCGGACTGCTCGCCGCCGCGCTGCCGCCCGGCACCGTGCGCACCGGGGTCCGGGTCCGCTCCGTCGCCACCAACCTGGTCACCACCGAGGAACACGGCGACTTCGGCTGCCGCTCCGTGGTCCTGGCCACCGGCGCCCGGGCCGCAGCCGAACTGCTCCCGGGCCTGCGCGTGCCCGCCTTCCACCAGGTGACCGTCATCCACCACGCCACCACCACCCCGCTGCCCTGGGACGGCTCGCTGCTCCTGGACGGGGACCCGGACTGGCCCGTCGCCCACACCGCGGTCATGAGCGCGGTCGACCCGACGCGCGCACCCGCCGGCCGCAGCCTGGTCACCACCACCGTGCTCGGCCCGCCGCCGCCCACCCGGACGGTCGCCTCGCGGCTGGCCCGGCTCTACGAGACCGCGACCCGGGACTGGGAGCTGCTCGCCGTCCACCACACCCGCGAGGCCGTACCCGCCATGCCGCCGGGACAGGACACCCGGCGCACCGTCAGGGTCCTGGCCGGGCTGTACGTGTGCGGCGACCACCGGGACACCAACACCGTCGAGGGGGCCCTGCGCTCCGCCCGCCGCGCCGCCGCCGCCGTCCTGCGCGACTTCGGCATCCCGGTCCCCACCACCCCGGAAGCCACCCTCCCGGTGGCAGCCTGAGCCAACCACCCACCGGGGCACCATCGCCCTGGGGCCAACCACCCATCGGGGCAACATCGCCCTGCGGGCAACCACCCACCTAGGGGGCGGTTGCCCGCAGGGCAAGATCAGCCCCGCCGGCGTTTGAGGCGCGGGGTCCGGGGCGGAGCCCCGGGAGCGGACCCGCAGGGGCACCACGGCGCAGCCCCCCGGCCACGGGGGCGCAGCCACCCCCGCAGCCGACCCGCAGGGTCAGGACAAGGCGGCCACCCGGTCCCGATACCCCCGCACCGCGGACGCGTCCCGGTACGGCTCCAGCCGCCGCTCGAAGTCCCGTACGTACTCCACCGCCCGCACCGACCGCATCTCCATCGCCTGCTGCGCCGCCTCCGCGCCCAGCGCGCACGCCTGGTCCAGCTCGCCCAGCCCCAGCCGCGCCGTGGCCAGCACCACCCGGCAGAACAGCCGCGACCGCGCGTACGAGGGCGATCGCAGCTGCAGGGACCGCTCCGCGTGCTGCGCCGAGGCCCGGTACTGCTGCAGGTCCCGGTGGCAGTGCCCGAACTCGTCCGCGAGCTGCGCCTCGTCGTAGTCGCGCGCCCAGTGCGGTACGTCGTCCCCCGGCCGGGCCGCGCCCAGCGCCCGCTCGGCCCGCACCAGCGAGGCCGTCGAGGCCCTGACCTCCCCGAGCACCGCGTGCCCGCGCGCCTCCGCCGAGTGCAGCAGCGCCTGCACCACCGGCGGCGGCCCGGAGCCCACGCCCTGCTGCGCCACCCGGGCCAGCTGCACCGCCTCCCGGCCGTGGCCGAGGTAGACCGCCTGCCGGCTCATCGTGATCAGCACGTACGCCCCGTACGGCCGGTCCCCGGCGGCCTGGGCCAGGCGCAGCGCCTGGACGAAGTACCGCTGGGCGAGCCCGTGCGCGGCGATGTCGTACGAGGTCCAGCCCGCGAGCCGGGTCAGATCGGCGGCGGCGGAGAACAGCCGGCGCCCGGTGGTCTCCCCGTAGGTGCCGCGCAGCATCGGCTCGGCCTCGTGCTCCAGGTACCGCACCAGGGCCTGGCGGGCATGGCCGCCCCCGTAGGCGTGGTCGAGGGTGCGGAACAGCTCGCCCACCGATCTGAGCGCCGCGATGTCACCGCCCGTCACCCGCTGCCCGGGACCGCGGTCGATCTGCCGCTGCCGGGGCACCGAGGCCCGGCCGGACACGGGACGGCCCTGATCGAGACGGCCCTGATCGAGACGGCCCTGATCGAGACGGCCCTGGTCGAGGCGGCCCTGTTCGGGACGGCCCTGTTCGGGCACGCGCGAGGCGGCCTGCTCCGCGCCCCGGCCGACCCGCTCGTCGGCCCGCCCGATCAGCCAGTCCCGGCTGGGCACCACCAGCCCGGCCGGAGTGAAGGCGATCTTGCGCAGCTCGGCGTGCGAACCGGAGTCCTTGCGCCACAGCCCGCTCGCGATGTCGACGGCCTCCTCGGGGGTGGCCGCGAACTCCAGCCCCGCGTACACCGGGGCGCACGCGTCCAGGCCCAGGTCCTGGGCCGACAGCCGCCGCCCCAGGCGCCGGGTGAACACCTCCGCGATCAGCGCCGGGGTGGTGCCGCGCGGCTGCTGCCCGCGCAGCCAGCGGGTCACGGAGGTCTTGTCGTACCGCAGATCGAGACCGTGCTCCAGACCGAGCTGGTCGACACGGCGGGCGAGCCCGGCGTTGGAGAACCCGGCCTCGGCGATCAGTGCCGAGAGCTGCCGGTTGGGGACACGCTGGGCAGGTCGTTCCGTCATCGGCTCCACGGTCTCCTGACGTGACGGACCGGAGACCCGGCCCTGTGAACGGCGTGAATGTAGCGGCGAACCTCGCCCGTACCGCCCTCTCTGTCCCACATTCATCCGATCGTGTGCAGAACCGGTGGGTCTCTTTACGGACCGACCCCCTCC is a window encoding:
- a CDS encoding FAD-dependent oxidoreductase encodes the protein MVIVGAGVSGLAAAHHLIASGVTVIVLEGAADAGGRMATETVDGFRLDRIGQILNTAYTEPARTPGLEGLVLKPFATGALVHSDGKTLRAGALTPARALTSGSLDQARIGAALARLAALPEERLLARPERTAHAALSSSRLGTTLRPLLAGLLRDPALTTSSRVADLALRTFARGRLAVPEGGAATLPGLLAAALPPGTVRTGVRVRSVATNLVTTEEHGDFGCRSVVLATGARAAAELLPGLRVPAFHQVTVIHHATTTPLPWDGSLLLDGDPDWPVAHTAVMSAVDPTRAPAGRSLVTTTVLGPPPPTRTVASRLARLYETATRDWELLAVHHTREAVPAMPPGQDTRRTVRVLAGLYVCGDHRDTNTVEGALRSARRAAAAVLRDFGIPVPTTPEATLPVAA
- a CDS encoding regulator — encoded protein: MTERPAQRVPNRQLSALIAEAGFSNAGLARRVDQLGLEHGLDLRYDKTSVTRWLRGQQPRGTTPALIAEVFTRRLGRRLSAQDLGLDACAPVYAGLEFAATPEEAVDIASGLWRKDSGSHAELRKIAFTPAGLVVPSRDWLIGRADERVGRGAEQAASRVPEQGRPEQGRLDQGRLDQGRLDQGRLDQGRPVSGRASVPRQRQIDRGPGQRVTGGDIAALRSVGELFRTLDHAYGGGHARQALVRYLEHEAEPMLRGTYGETTGRRLFSAAADLTRLAGWTSYDIAAHGLAQRYFVQALRLAQAAGDRPYGAYVLITMSRQAVYLGHGREAVQLARVAQQGVGSGPPPVVQALLHSAEARGHAVLGEVRASTASLVRAERALGAARPGDDVPHWARDYDEAQLADEFGHCHRDLQQYRASAQHAERSLQLRSPSYARSRLFCRVVLATARLGLGELDQACALGAEAAQQAMEMRSVRAVEYVRDFERRLEPYRDASAVRGYRDRVAALS
- a CDS encoding VIT family protein, which translates into the protein MTEADGAVAQSAAISTRLNWLRAGVLGANDGIISTAGLVVGVAGATTSRSAILAAGVAGLLAGALSMAAGEYVSVSSQRDSEKAALDLERRELEESPEEELEELTGLLVGRGLSEPVAREAAEQLTERDALRAHARVELGINPDELANPWHAAAASLVAFTVGALLPLLAIVLPGASQRVPVTVVAVLLSLTLCGVISARLGGAPAARAILRNVAGGALAMVVTYAVGTWLGAAT
- a CDS encoding TIGR01777 family oxidoreductase, yielding MRIAVTGATGLIGSALGRSLKADGHEVVRFVRREPAGPGEARWDPARGYVDPAGLAGCEAVVHLAGAGVGDHRWTAAYKREIRDSRVKGTAAIASAVAAMDEPPATLLCGTAIGYYGDTGDRMVDEDAPAGEGFLSEVCIAWEAAAAPAREAGVRTVFARTGLVVSAEGGAWGKLFPIFKAGIGGRLGNGRQYWSHISMHDEIAALRHILDTPALTGPVNLTAPEPLTNREVTAAMGRVLRRPAVFAVPAPVMRVVLGEFSQDVLGSQRVRPARLLDSGFVFRYPGIEESIRAALEA